A genomic segment from Bradyrhizobium sp. CB1015 encodes:
- a CDS encoding DUF2950 domain-containing protein, with product MTGLRSFGRALLPGIVALALLGSASLAQESYKTPEEAASALAAAVKSGPKDILKVLGRNAEDIVSSGDEVADNDIRARFTAMYDAKHGIKAEGNKTATLILGPEDFPFPIPLVNTRTGWAFDTDEGRIEVLRRRIGRNELDAIQTALAFVDAQNEYAEKDRGEGVGVYAQRIVSSPGKKDGLFWRDDSDPSPLGALAAEASKEGYRGGDVGPEPYHGYYFRILKGQGRDARGGALDYVVKGKMIGGFALIAWPAEYGNSGVMTFLVNHDGVVYQKDLGKRTEFIAQRITLFDPDQTWKKVDAAKP from the coding sequence CGTTTGGCCGTGCGCTGCTGCCCGGCATCGTCGCGCTCGCGCTGCTCGGATCGGCCTCTCTGGCGCAGGAATCCTACAAGACACCGGAAGAGGCCGCCTCTGCGCTTGCCGCCGCGGTCAAGAGCGGCCCGAAAGACATTTTGAAAGTGCTCGGCAGGAACGCGGAGGACATCGTGTCGTCCGGCGACGAGGTTGCCGACAACGACATTCGGGCGCGCTTCACCGCGATGTACGACGCCAAGCACGGCATCAAGGCGGAGGGCAACAAGACTGCCACCTTGATCCTCGGGCCGGAGGACTTCCCGTTCCCAATTCCGCTGGTCAACACCAGGACGGGCTGGGCGTTCGACACCGACGAGGGACGCATCGAGGTGCTGCGCCGTCGCATCGGCCGCAACGAGCTCGACGCGATCCAGACCGCGCTCGCCTTCGTCGACGCGCAAAACGAATATGCCGAGAAGGACCGCGGTGAGGGCGTCGGCGTCTACGCGCAGCGCATCGTCTCCTCGCCCGGCAAGAAGGACGGCCTGTTCTGGCGCGACGACAGCGATCCGAGCCCGCTCGGTGCGCTCGCGGCCGAAGCCTCGAAGGAGGGCTATCGCGGCGGTGACGTCGGACCTGAACCTTATCACGGCTATTACTTCCGGATTCTCAAAGGGCAGGGGCGGGACGCGCGAGGGGGTGCGCTCGACTATGTCGTCAAGGGCAAGATGATCGGCGGCTTCGCCCTGATCGCCTGGCCGGCGGAATATGGCAATTCGGGCGTCATGACCTTCCTCGTCAATCATGACGGCGTCGTCTACCAGAAGGATCTCGGCAAGCGCACCGAGTTCATCGCGCAGCGCATCACGCTGTTCGATCCCGACCAGACCTGGAAGAAGGTCGATGCCGCAAAACCCTGA
- a CDS encoding GNAT family N-acetyltransferase: MSQAATYSVQTVLKDGTPIQIRALHASDEADMLTAIARTGPQSLQSRFFILKRHFSEKERAYFMDVDFVNHVALAALAEEQGRDAIIGGGRYVVVEPGQAEMAFVVVDAWQGRGVGSLLLRHLTDIARAQGVRELTAEVLSDNSPMRSVFAKAGFKLARSDDPRTVHLSLPLGSARPA; this comes from the coding sequence ATGTCACAAGCTGCAACTTACAGTGTGCAAACCGTCCTGAAGGACGGCACTCCGATCCAGATCCGCGCGCTTCACGCCAGCGACGAGGCGGATATGCTCACTGCCATCGCGCGTACCGGGCCGCAATCGCTGCAGAGCCGGTTCTTCATTTTGAAACGGCATTTCTCGGAGAAGGAGCGGGCCTACTTCATGGACGTGGATTTCGTCAATCACGTTGCGCTGGCGGCTCTCGCCGAAGAACAGGGTCGAGACGCCATTATCGGCGGCGGCCGGTACGTTGTCGTCGAGCCCGGTCAGGCCGAGATGGCCTTCGTCGTGGTGGATGCCTGGCAAGGTCGCGGCGTGGGCTCCCTATTGTTGCGGCACCTGACAGACATCGCGCGCGCCCAAGGCGTACGAGAACTCACGGCCGAGGTTCTGTCCGACAATTCGCCCATGCGAAGCGTGTTCGCGAAGGCGGGCTTCAAGCTTGCGCGGAGTGACGATCCGAGGACGGTCCACCTGTCGCTCCCGCTTGGATCCGCGCGCCCGGCTTGA